From Vreelandella neptunia, the proteins below share one genomic window:
- a CDS encoding ABC transporter ATP-binding protein encodes MLKVANIETFYGPSQALFGVNLEVNAGEMVALMGRNGMGKTTTIRSIFGLTPASRGTIEFESQNLRRLPAYRIAKAGLGLVPEGRRCFPNLSVRENLLVTARPGEWTLEKVETLFPRLEERRAQMAKTLSGGEQQMLAIGRALMTNPRLLVLDEATEGLAPVIRQEIWRAIRLLKEQGQATLLVDKSLSEILPIADRCTILEKGCTAWEGKPAALDSAIRDRYLGV; translated from the coding sequence ATGCTTAAAGTTGCCAATATTGAAACGTTTTATGGCCCCTCTCAGGCGCTATTCGGCGTTAATCTCGAAGTAAACGCTGGAGAAATGGTCGCCTTGATGGGGCGCAATGGTATGGGTAAAACCACCACTATTCGCTCGATATTCGGCCTAACCCCGGCCAGCCGCGGCACCATTGAGTTTGAATCCCAGAACCTACGCCGACTGCCCGCCTACCGCATCGCGAAAGCGGGGCTTGGTTTGGTGCCGGAGGGACGCCGCTGCTTCCCCAATTTGTCGGTGCGCGAAAACCTGTTAGTGACGGCACGACCGGGTGAGTGGACGCTGGAGAAGGTAGAAACGCTGTTTCCGCGCCTGGAGGAGCGCCGTGCGCAAATGGCCAAAACGCTCTCTGGCGGTGAGCAGCAGATGCTGGCCATTGGCCGGGCGCTGATGACCAATCCGCGTCTACTAGTGCTGGATGAGGCTACCGAAGGCTTAGCACCGGTTATTCGTCAGGAGATCTGGCGGGCGATTCGCCTGCTCAAGGAGCAAGGCCAGGCCACGCTGCTGGTGGATAAGTCGTTAAGCGAAATCCTGCCCATCGCCGACCGCTGCACCATCCTGGAAAAAGGCTGCACGGCGTGGGAGGGCAAACCCGCCGCGCTGGACAGCGCCATTCGTGACCGTTATCTGGGCGTGTAG
- a CDS encoding branched-chain amino acid ABC transporter permease translates to MSVTLLIEQLLNGVQLGTMLFLMASGLTLVFGVMGLINLAHGSFYMVGAYATAAVTASTGSFLIGLAAGMTAAALVGALVELLVIRRLYHRPHLDQVLATFALILIFSEGTRWIFGSSPLWLSPPSWLTGFVTLPGDTRYPIYRLMLIGVGIAISIALYLLISRTRLGMRIRAGESDREMIGALGVNISKLYTLVFALGAALAGLAGALVGALQSVQVGMGEPVLILAFVVIVIGGIGSIKGALLGALLVGIVDTLGRVYLPIFFQTFMPPSEATGVGSALAAMLIYILMAVILAFKPKGLFSAHD, encoded by the coding sequence GTGTCCGTTACTCTGCTGATAGAGCAATTACTGAACGGCGTGCAGCTTGGCACGATGCTGTTTTTGATGGCCAGCGGCCTCACTTTGGTGTTTGGGGTGATGGGGCTGATCAATCTTGCCCATGGCTCTTTTTATATGGTGGGCGCCTACGCCACGGCAGCGGTGACTGCCTCAACGGGCTCTTTTCTGATTGGACTGGCTGCTGGGATGACCGCGGCCGCCCTGGTAGGTGCACTGGTAGAGCTGTTGGTAATACGTCGGCTTTACCATCGCCCTCACCTTGATCAAGTATTGGCAACCTTTGCGCTAATACTGATCTTCTCAGAAGGCACGCGCTGGATTTTTGGTTCTTCACCCCTATGGTTGAGTCCTCCTTCTTGGCTGACGGGGTTTGTCACCCTGCCAGGTGATACCCGCTACCCCATCTATCGGCTGATGTTGATTGGAGTGGGTATCGCTATTTCGATTGCCCTTTACTTGCTTATCTCGCGAACTCGACTCGGTATGCGCATTCGGGCAGGTGAAAGCGATCGCGAAATGATTGGTGCGCTGGGGGTCAATATTTCAAAACTCTATACCTTGGTGTTTGCTTTGGGGGCGGCGTTAGCGGGTTTAGCCGGCGCGTTAGTAGGCGCATTGCAATCTGTACAGGTAGGTATGGGCGAGCCGGTGCTCATTTTAGCGTTTGTCGTGATCGTCATTGGCGGTATCGGCTCCATTAAAGGTGCGCTACTCGGTGCCCTGCTGGTGGGTATTGTCGACACCTTGGGTCGGGTCTATTTGCCTATCTTCTTTCAAACGTTTATGCCGCCGTCTGAGGCGACCGGCGTCGGTTCAGCGTTGGCCGCGATGCTGATCTATATCCTCATGGCCGTCATCCTTGCGTTCAAACCTAAGGGACTGTTCTCTGCCCATGACTAA
- a CDS encoding branched-chain amino acid ABC transporter permease, with protein MTNNTSLSKNAALAPEADRPFDRKGLVQMALLGLLLLLPVLAYFSGHIYYVNLASRITIIAMAAVGLNLAIGYGGMVSFGHAAYFGLGGYVAGISAYHAFDMTPFMTWPFGVPGSDNLLVVWLAAVLLCALLALAIGAISLRTTGVYFIMITLAFAQMIYYFANSWPTYGGEDGLPIYIRNTLPLVDSSNALTYFLICFIGLVLAMAITSRMMKSRFGAALTMARLNDVRLATAGISPYPIRLAAFVISAAITGLAGALYADLNGFVSPTMLSWHFSGELMVIVILGGVGRLYGPLAGAVLFVMMETFLGGVTQYWQLFLGLVLLGVVLFAKHGVMGWLAGRERNE; from the coding sequence ATGACTAACAACACTTCCTTGTCCAAGAACGCCGCGCTAGCGCCCGAAGCGGATAGACCTTTTGACCGCAAAGGGCTGGTTCAGATGGCCCTACTCGGCCTGCTGTTACTGCTACCGGTGTTGGCTTATTTCTCAGGCCACATTTATTACGTCAATCTGGCCTCGCGTATCACCATTATTGCCATGGCGGCCGTTGGCCTTAACCTGGCCATTGGCTATGGGGGCATGGTGAGCTTTGGCCACGCGGCCTATTTCGGCCTAGGTGGCTATGTGGCAGGCATCAGTGCTTATCACGCTTTTGATATGACCCCATTTATGACGTGGCCTTTCGGCGTGCCGGGCAGCGACAATTTACTGGTGGTTTGGCTCGCGGCGGTTCTCCTCTGCGCGCTACTGGCGCTGGCCATCGGCGCCATTTCCCTGCGCACTACCGGTGTCTATTTCATCATGATCACTCTCGCCTTTGCGCAGATGATCTACTATTTTGCCAACTCCTGGCCCACCTATGGCGGCGAGGATGGCCTGCCGATTTACATACGTAACACCTTGCCGCTAGTCGATAGCAGCAATGCACTCACCTATTTCCTGATCTGTTTTATTGGCTTGGTGCTGGCTATGGCGATTACCTCACGGATGATGAAATCCCGTTTTGGCGCTGCCTTGACCATGGCACGGCTTAATGATGTGCGCCTAGCTACCGCGGGGATCAGCCCCTACCCCATTCGCTTGGCAGCCTTTGTCATCTCTGCGGCGATTACCGGGCTTGCTGGTGCGCTCTATGCGGACCTCAACGGCTTTGTTAGCCCCACAATGCTCAGCTGGCACTTCTCCGGGGAACTGATGGTCATCGTCATTTTGGGCGGCGTTGGGCGTCTTTACGGCCCGTTAGCCGGTGCGGTGCTGTTTGTGATGATGGAAACCTTTCTGGGGGGAGTCACCCAGTATTGGCAACTCTTCCTGGGGCTTGTACTGCTTGGAGTGGTGCTGTTTGCCAAGCACGGCGTGATGGGATGGCTAGCAGGGAGAGAACGCAATGAGTGA
- a CDS encoding ABC transporter ATP-binding protein has protein sequence MSEVVLSLQNLHKRFGALQATNDVSLDLKQGEIHALIGPNGAGKSTLIGQIAGSLRPDEGRVYLTDTEMTGMSIAQRARLGLGRSFQVSSLAEPLSVMRNVMMGVQALQSHSFRFWKPVARDRNLLDPAYEALERMQLSHRAWTPVFELSHGERRQVEVACALALKPRALLLDEPMAGLGPEGSAKLTELLEALKLEVPILLIEHDMEAVFRLADRISVLVSGSVIAHGDSQAIKQNPRVREAYLGDSDA, from the coding sequence ATGAGTGAGGTCGTCCTTTCACTGCAAAATCTGCATAAACGTTTTGGAGCACTGCAGGCGACTAACGATGTCTCGTTAGATCTTAAGCAGGGCGAAATCCACGCGCTAATAGGCCCGAACGGAGCGGGTAAATCGACCCTGATCGGGCAAATAGCCGGTAGCCTGCGTCCTGATGAGGGCCGCGTTTATCTAACCGACACCGAAATGACCGGCATGAGCATTGCTCAACGTGCGCGCCTTGGGCTGGGGCGTAGTTTTCAGGTCTCATCGCTGGCCGAGCCGCTTTCGGTCATGCGTAATGTGATGATGGGCGTTCAAGCGTTACAGAGTCACAGTTTTCGCTTCTGGAAACCCGTTGCCCGCGACCGGAATCTGCTGGATCCCGCCTACGAAGCGCTGGAGCGTATGCAGCTTAGTCACCGCGCTTGGACGCCGGTATTTGAACTTTCCCATGGGGAGCGCCGCCAGGTTGAGGTGGCTTGCGCTCTGGCGCTCAAACCCCGCGCCCTGCTGCTCGATGAACCCATGGCAGGCTTGGGCCCAGAAGGCTCGGCGAAGCTAACCGAGCTGCTGGAGGCGCTTAAGCTGGAAGTGCCCATCCTGCTGATAGAGCACGATATGGAGGCGGTGTTTCGGCTTGCCGACCGCATTTCAGTACTGGTCTCCGGTAGTGTTATCGCCCATGGGGATAGCCAGGCGATTAAGCAGAACCCGCGCGTCCGGGAAGCCTACCTGGGAGATTCCGATGCTTAA